Proteins from one Antennarius striatus isolate MH-2024 chromosome 12, ASM4005453v1, whole genome shotgun sequence genomic window:
- the ino80da gene encoding INO80 complex subunit Da isoform X2 — MYEGKHIHFSEVDNKPLCSYSPKLCKQRRLNGYAFCIRHVLEDKTAPFKQCEYVAKYNSQRCTNPIPKSEDRRYCNSHLQVLGFIPKKERKKKHDTVEEMRSRAHLESVALNITVPSLALKSSNGLDELPPSPPCTRLLPLPDGELLDPFAFYEDDTDVEEVGTPRKGSAIKKKLQSRLVLNQKLCHDTDLFQTPPEHFSPSPVHHVHPSSPLHTHLPRQQSGPLQPPQNSSVTPFIFPGQQQGLLCNPPPPQTVNFLPPGMPANAVPSPVQPSGPSLSRKMPFTASHLPVSCKDSSSNNQRHVLLMRPAAFSPSTSCLARLQHLVQVCAKRHREHGDLFPHLGLDWSEDSADDGDEEEEAETFIPLQSSWRPQNGLEDDYGSSRRTRLLRLCSYLREKYNHMCRQERASIRQKRYRYAFRKALLHAANSNPNCAGQLIQELHGVSQSSLSTAPARQQNSDVGTCTGSTKGLSCSNRALPFTQHCFQHILLNRSQQLFASCTAKFADGQQCSIPVFDITHQTPLCEEHAKKMDNFLRGDGNRRMQHQQQQQRKPRKKTKPPALTKKHKKKRRRGPWRPQKPIPPALPQGNLGMPSTSLAMPSQASISPSTPDLSAEELPDDITNEIADIPNDLELNQEDFSDVLPRLPDDLQDFDLFEGKNGELLPTTEEAEELVRALQAMGSYPDSLVCLSSMGDLAPSEGVDHRGMTVFPSGVQPGGMGDLLNSRIPTENFTSLELEDNLLQSTDGHFPPSPPSQPANQPPAPTSNLTSSSSTVPPTNTPLLTQSSVTERTFSRTHTSHVLAKSDAPTSSPQGSHYGSEHVPSPYSDHISSPHTSSFQTDAPLLLEVPLSGVPGPPRSSWNNLPLPLSDPTQFSNLIGSESHLISTSLSTPPATTLSVTLQPMAALSAMPQSGLTGLTTPPAPSPSVSSSSHDLLTSTQPKQQLPQFSAAFGHQLASHSGIPKDVQPSHSSTAPPAGFSIVGATAASANSITPPFKQSK, encoded by the exons ATGTATGAAGGCAAACACATACACTTCTCAGAGGTGGACAATAAGCCGTTGTGCTCATACAGTCCAAAGCTCTGCAAGCAGCGCAGACTAAATGGCTATGCTTTCTGTATCCGGCACGTCCTGGAGGATAAGACGGCGCCCTTCAAGCAGTGTGAATATGTGGCCAAATACAACAGCCAGCGGTGCACTAACCCCATCCCCAAGTCCGAGGACCGCAG ATACTGTAACAGTCACCTGCAGGTTCTCGGCTTTATCCCCAAGAAGGAACGGAAGAAAAAACACGATACCGTGGAGGAAATGCGCTCACGGGCTCACCTAGAATCAGTGGCTCTCAACATTACTGTGCCCTCTCTAGCTCTGAAATCTTCCAATGGTCTTGACGAACTACCGCCGTCTCCCCCATGTACACGCTTGTTACCCCTCCCTGATGGGGAACTCCTAGACCCTTTTGCCTTTTATGAGGATGACACGGATGTAGAGGAGGTGGGCACTCCTCGGAAGGGCAGCGCCATCAAGAAGAAACTCCAGAGTCGCCTTGTTCTCAACCAGAAACTCTGCCATGACACTGACCTCTTTCAGACACCTCCAGAGCACTTTAGTCCCTCCCCTGTCCACCACGTTCATCCCTCATCACcgctccacacacacctcccaagACAGCAGTCAGGCCCTCTTCAGCCACCCCAGAATTCGAGCGTGACACCTTTTATCTTCCCCGGACAGCAGCAGGGTTTATTATGCaatccacctccacctcagacGGTCAACTTTTTGCCTCCAGGGATGCCCGCTAATGCAGTACCCAGTCCTGTGCAACCCTCTGGGCCATCACTCAGCAGGAAAATGCCTTTCACTGCCTCTCACTTGCCGGTCAGTTGCAAGGATAGTAGCAGTAACAATCAGCGGCATGTGCTTCTCATGCGTCCTGCTGCCTTCTCACCCTCTACCAGCTGCTTGGCCAGGCTGCAACATCTGGTGCAGGTCTGTGCCAAGAGACACCGAGAGCACGGAGACCTCTTTCCTCACCTAG GATTGGACTGGTCTGAAGACAgtgctgatgatggtgatgaagaggaggaggctgagaCCTTTATTCCTTTGCAGAGCTCATGGAGACCTCAGAATGG gTTGGAAGATGACTACGGTTCCTCAAGGAGAACACGTCTACTTAGACTCTGCTCGTACCTCCGAGAAAAATATAATCACATGTGCAGGCAGGAGAGGGCGAGTATCCGCCAGAAGAGATATCGCTATGCCTTCCGCAAAGCCTTGCTGCACGCCGCAAACAGTAACCCCAACTGTGCTGGGCAGCTGATCCAGGAGTTACACGGGGTCTCTCAGAGTTCATTAAG TACGGCTCCAGCTAGGCAGCAGAACTCGGATGTGGGGACCTGCACAGGCAGCACAAAGGGCCTCTCCTGCAGCAACAGGGCTCTGCCCTTCACCCAGCACTGCTTTCAGC ACATTCTGTTGAATCGTTCCCAACAGCTCTTTGCTAGTTGCACAGCCAAATTTGCAGATGGTCAGCAGTGTTCCATCCCTGTGTTCGACATCACGCACCAGACACCACTTTGTGAAGAGCATGCCAAAAAAATG GATAACTTCCTGCGAGGGGACGGAAACCGAAGAatgcagcaccagcagcagcaacagcgaAAGCCACGTAAAAAGACCAAACCGCCGGCACTCaccaaaaaacacaagaagaagaggaggagagggccGTGGAGGCCTCAGAAACCCATACCTCCTGCGTTGCCGCAGGGAAACCTGGGAATGCCCTCTACGAGCCTAGCAATGCCCTCACAGGCCAGCATCAG CCCTTCAACTCCAGACCTGAGTGCAGAGGAGcttcctgatgacatcaccaatgAAATTGCAGACATTCCAAATGACCTTGAGCTAAACCAGGAGGATTTTTCTGATGTGCTACCGAGACTTCCCGATGACCTACAGGACTTTGACTTATTTGAAG gtAAGAATGGGGAGTTACTGCCCACcacagaggaggcagaggagctTGTGCGTGCTCTGCAGGCCATGGGGTCCTACCCAGATTCTTTGGTGTGCTTGAGCTCCATGGGGGACCTGGCCCCCTCTGAAGGAGTGGACCACCGAGGTATGACTGTGTTCCCCAGCGGGGTCCAGCCGGGGGGTATGGGGGACCTCCTCAACAGTCGCATCCCCACAGAGAACTTCACCAGCCTCGAGCTGGAGGACAATCTCTTGCAATCCACAGACGGTCACTTTCCCCCCTCACCTCCATCTCAGCCAGCTAACCAGCCCCCGGCACCCACCTCCAACCTGACGTCATCTTCTTCTACAGTACCCCCCACCAACACTCCGCTCCTCACTCAGAGCTCCGTAACCGAGCGAACGTTCTCAAGAACACACACTTCCCACGTTTTGGCGAAGTCTGATGCACCCACGTCGTCTCCCCAAGGCAGCCACTACGGCAGTGAGCATGTTCCCTCCCCCTACAGCGACCACATATCCTCCCCCCACACCAGCTCCTTCCAGACAGATGCACCTCTACTGCTGGAAGTCCCTTTGAGCGGGGTACCCGGACCCCCACGTTCTTCATGGAACAATCTTCCACTCCCCCTCAGCGACCCCACGCAATTCAGCAATCTCATAGGTTCAGAAAGTCATCTCATATCCACCTCTCTGTCCACCCCCCCGGCCACCACCCTCTCTGTGACACTGCAGCCCATGGCTGCACTCTCAGCGATGCCTCAGAGTGGCTTGACAGGTTTAACCACCCCCCCTGCCCCTTCGCCCTCCGTTTCTTCCTCCTCACACGATCTTCTGACCTCCACGCAGCCCAAGCAGCAGCTCCCTCAGTTCAGTGCGGCCTTCGGCCATCAGTTGGCCTCCCACAGCGGCATCCCAAAAGACGTGCAGCCCAGCCACAGTTCCACAGCACCCCCCGCTGGCTTTTCTATAGTTGGTGCCACCGCTGCAAGTGCCAACAGCATCACACCACCCTTCAAACAAAGTAAATGA
- the LOC137604803 gene encoding NADH-ubiquinone oxidoreductase 75 kDa subunit, mitochondrial-like: protein MFRLPAASWGLLPAIARGAATNYARTTATAAAVNLLEVFVDGKSVMVEPGTTVLQACERVGVQIPRFCYHERLSVAGNCRMCLVEIEKVPKPVAACAMPVMKGWNILTNSDKTRKAREGVMEFLLANHPLDCPICDQGGECDLQDQSMQFGSDRSRFTEGKRAVEDKNIGPLIKTIMTRCIQCTRCVRFASEIAGVEDLGTTGRGNDLQIGTYVEKMFMSELSGNVIDICPVGALTSKPYAFTARPWETRKTESIDVLDAVGSNIVVSTRGGEVMRILPRLNEDINEEWISDKTRFAYDGLKRQRLTQPMVKNEYGQLVPTSWEDVLTHVAGALQGVNGKDVAAVVGGLVDAEALISLKDLLNRFNSDNLCTEEGFPMTGAGSDLRSNYLLNTSIAGIEEADLLLLVGTNPRYEAPLFNARIRKSWLHNELQVALVGQEVDLSYTYDHLGDSAEVLKEIAVGTHSFSQVLTKAKHPVVVVGSSCLQREDGAAIMAAVSTIAQKARISSGVEGTWKVLNVLHRVASQVAALDLGYKPGVEAIRRNPPKLLFLLGADSDCITRSDLPKDSLIIYQGHHGDVGAPMADIILPGAAYTEKCSTYVNTEGRAQQTRVAVTAPGLAREDWRIIRAISELAGVTLPYDTLDEVRDRLAEVSPNLVRYDNIEDANFFKQANELSETGDPAVFTGPLVPPQLTVKDFYMTDPISRASQTMAKCVKAVTEGAQAVDEPSIC from the exons ATGTTCCGTTTGCCTGCTGCGAGCTGGGGTCTCCTTCCAGCTATTGCCAGAGGAGCTGCAACAAACTATG CTCGCACCACAGCGACAGCAGCCGCTGTTAACCTCCTTGAGGTGTTTGTGGATGGGAAGTCTGTCATGGTAGAGCCAGGAACCACTGTGTTGCAG GCATGCGAGAGGGTAGGAGTACAGATTCCTCGCTTCTGCTACCATGAGCGCTTGTCAGTTGCTGGGAACTGTCGTATGTGTCTCGTGGAAATTGAGAAAGTTCCTAAG CCAGTGGCAGCTTGTGCTATGCCAGTGATGAAGGGTTGGAACATTTTAACCAATTCTGACAAAACAAGAAAGGCCAG AGAGGGTGTAATGGAGTTCCTGCTTGCTAACCATCCATTGGATTGTCCAATTTGTGATCAGGGGGGAGAATGTGATCTGCAG GACCAGTCAATGCAGTTTGGCAGCGACAGGAGCCGCTTCACAGAGGGGAAAAGAGCTGTGGAAGACAAGAACATTGGCCCTCTCATCAAAACCATTATGACTCGATGTATTCAGTGCACTCGTTGTGTTCG CTTTGCCAGTGAGATAGCAGGTGTGGAGGACCTGGGTACCACTGGAAGAGGCAATGATTTGCAGATCGGCACCTATGTGGAAAAGATGTTTATGTCAGAGCTGTCTGGGAATGTGATTGATATATGTCCAGTAGGAGCCCTGACCTCTAAGCCATATGCATTCACTGCTCGTCCATGGGAGACAAG GAAGACTGAATCCATTGATGTTCTGGATGCCGTGGGTAGTAACATTGTGGTGAGCACTCGTGGGGGTGAGGTGATGAGAATCCTGCCTCGTCTTAATGAGGATATTAATGAGGAATGGATTTCAGACAAAACAAG GTTTGCTTATGATGGGCTAAAAAGGCAGAGGCTTACTCAACCTATGGTAAAAAATGAATATGGGCAACTGGTTCCCACATCTTGGGAAGATGTTCTGACCCATGTTGCTGGAGCA ttacAGGGAGTTAATGGGAAAGATGTTGCAGCCGTTGTTGGAGGCTTGGTGGATGCAGAGGCTCTCATTTCTCTGAAGGACTTGCTGAATCGATTTAATAGTGACAACTTGTGTACTGAGGAGGGGTTCCCAATGACTGGAGCTGG ctctGACCTTCGTTCAAACTATCTCCTGAACACTAGCATCGCTGGTATTGAAGAAGCTGACCTGCTGCTTCTGGTTGGCACAAACCCACGCTATGAGGCTCCTCTGTTTAATGCACGGATCAGAAAAAG CTGGCTGCACAATGAGTTGCAAGTGGCTCTtgtgggacaggaagtggacctgaGCTACACGTATGACCATCTAGGAGATTCTGCTGAGGTTCTTAAAGAAATTGCAGTGGGAACTCACTCGTTTTCTCAG GTCTTGACTAAAGCAAAGCATCCTGTTGTTGTGGTTGGAAGTAGTTGCCTGCAGAGAGAGGATGGGGCTGCAATAATGGCTGCTGTGTCAACCATTGCTCAGAAAGCTCGCATCAGCAGTGGAGTGGAGGGAACCTGGAAAGTTCTTAATGTCCTTCACAG GGTTGCCAGTCAGGTGGCTGCACTTGATCTGGGGTACAAACCAGGAGTTGAGGCTATCAGAAGGAATCCACCCAAACTGCTCTTCCTTCTTGGAGCAGATTCTGACTGCATTACTCGCTCGGATCTCCCAAAGGACAGTTTAATAATTTATCAAG GTCACCATGGTGATGTTGGTGCGCCAATGGCTGACATCATACTTCCTGGAGCTGCATATACTGAGAAATGTAGCACCTACGTCAACACTGAAGGCCGTGCCCAGCAAACCAGAGTGGCAGTGACAGCTCCGGGTTTGGCAAGGGAGGACTGGAGGATCATCAGAGCCATATCAGAG CTTGCTGGAGTGACTCTGCCATATGACACCCTTGATGAAGTGCGTGATAGACTGGCAGAGGTTTCCCCGAATCTGGTGCGATACGACAACATCGAGGACGCCAACTTCTTTAAGCAAGCTAATGAATTGTCTGAG ACAGGGGATCCAGCTGTCTTTACTGGCCCCTTGGTGCCTCCACAGCTTACTGTAAAGGACTTCTATATGACag ATCCGATAagtagagcatcccagacaatGGCCAAATGTGTCAAAGCTGTCACAGAGGGAGCACAAGCTGTGGACGAGCCATCCATATGTTAG
- the ino80da gene encoding INO80 complex subunit Da isoform X1: MYEGKHIHFSEVDNKPLCSYSPKLCKQRRLNGYAFCIRHVLEDKTAPFKQCEYVAKYNSQRCTNPIPKSEDRRYCNSHLQVLGFIPKKERKKKHDTVEEMRSRAHLESVALNITVPSLALKSSNGLDELPPSPPCTRLLPLPDGELLDPFAFYEDDTDVEEVGTPRKGSAIKKKLQSRLVLNQKLCHDTDLFQTPPEHFSPSPVHHVHPSSPLHTHLPRQQSGPLQPPQNSSVTPFIFPGQQQGLLCNPPPPQTVNFLPPGMPANAVPSPVQPSGPSLSRKMPFTASHLPVSCKDSSSNNQRHVLLMRPAAFSPSTSCLARLQHLVQVCAKRHREHGDLFPHLGLDWSEDSADDGDEEEEAETFIPLQSSWRPQNGLEDDYGSSRRTRLLRLCSYLREKYNHMCRQERASIRQKRYRYAFRKALLHAANSNPNCAGQLIQELHGVSQSSLSLESDCLYSTAPARQQNSDVGTCTGSTKGLSCSNRALPFTQHCFQHILLNRSQQLFASCTAKFADGQQCSIPVFDITHQTPLCEEHAKKMDNFLRGDGNRRMQHQQQQQRKPRKKTKPPALTKKHKKKRRRGPWRPQKPIPPALPQGNLGMPSTSLAMPSQASISPSTPDLSAEELPDDITNEIADIPNDLELNQEDFSDVLPRLPDDLQDFDLFEGKNGELLPTTEEAEELVRALQAMGSYPDSLVCLSSMGDLAPSEGVDHRGMTVFPSGVQPGGMGDLLNSRIPTENFTSLELEDNLLQSTDGHFPPSPPSQPANQPPAPTSNLTSSSSTVPPTNTPLLTQSSVTERTFSRTHTSHVLAKSDAPTSSPQGSHYGSEHVPSPYSDHISSPHTSSFQTDAPLLLEVPLSGVPGPPRSSWNNLPLPLSDPTQFSNLIGSESHLISTSLSTPPATTLSVTLQPMAALSAMPQSGLTGLTTPPAPSPSVSSSSHDLLTSTQPKQQLPQFSAAFGHQLASHSGIPKDVQPSHSSTAPPAGFSIVGATAASANSITPPFKQSK; this comes from the exons ATGTATGAAGGCAAACACATACACTTCTCAGAGGTGGACAATAAGCCGTTGTGCTCATACAGTCCAAAGCTCTGCAAGCAGCGCAGACTAAATGGCTATGCTTTCTGTATCCGGCACGTCCTGGAGGATAAGACGGCGCCCTTCAAGCAGTGTGAATATGTGGCCAAATACAACAGCCAGCGGTGCACTAACCCCATCCCCAAGTCCGAGGACCGCAG ATACTGTAACAGTCACCTGCAGGTTCTCGGCTTTATCCCCAAGAAGGAACGGAAGAAAAAACACGATACCGTGGAGGAAATGCGCTCACGGGCTCACCTAGAATCAGTGGCTCTCAACATTACTGTGCCCTCTCTAGCTCTGAAATCTTCCAATGGTCTTGACGAACTACCGCCGTCTCCCCCATGTACACGCTTGTTACCCCTCCCTGATGGGGAACTCCTAGACCCTTTTGCCTTTTATGAGGATGACACGGATGTAGAGGAGGTGGGCACTCCTCGGAAGGGCAGCGCCATCAAGAAGAAACTCCAGAGTCGCCTTGTTCTCAACCAGAAACTCTGCCATGACACTGACCTCTTTCAGACACCTCCAGAGCACTTTAGTCCCTCCCCTGTCCACCACGTTCATCCCTCATCACcgctccacacacacctcccaagACAGCAGTCAGGCCCTCTTCAGCCACCCCAGAATTCGAGCGTGACACCTTTTATCTTCCCCGGACAGCAGCAGGGTTTATTATGCaatccacctccacctcagacGGTCAACTTTTTGCCTCCAGGGATGCCCGCTAATGCAGTACCCAGTCCTGTGCAACCCTCTGGGCCATCACTCAGCAGGAAAATGCCTTTCACTGCCTCTCACTTGCCGGTCAGTTGCAAGGATAGTAGCAGTAACAATCAGCGGCATGTGCTTCTCATGCGTCCTGCTGCCTTCTCACCCTCTACCAGCTGCTTGGCCAGGCTGCAACATCTGGTGCAGGTCTGTGCCAAGAGACACCGAGAGCACGGAGACCTCTTTCCTCACCTAG GATTGGACTGGTCTGAAGACAgtgctgatgatggtgatgaagaggaggaggctgagaCCTTTATTCCTTTGCAGAGCTCATGGAGACCTCAGAATGG gTTGGAAGATGACTACGGTTCCTCAAGGAGAACACGTCTACTTAGACTCTGCTCGTACCTCCGAGAAAAATATAATCACATGTGCAGGCAGGAGAGGGCGAGTATCCGCCAGAAGAGATATCGCTATGCCTTCCGCAAAGCCTTGCTGCACGCCGCAAACAGTAACCCCAACTGTGCTGGGCAGCTGATCCAGGAGTTACACGGGGTCTCTCAGAGTTCATTAAG TCTAGAGTCTGACTGTCTCTACAGTACGGCTCCAGCTAGGCAGCAGAACTCGGATGTGGGGACCTGCACAGGCAGCACAAAGGGCCTCTCCTGCAGCAACAGGGCTCTGCCCTTCACCCAGCACTGCTTTCAGC ACATTCTGTTGAATCGTTCCCAACAGCTCTTTGCTAGTTGCACAGCCAAATTTGCAGATGGTCAGCAGTGTTCCATCCCTGTGTTCGACATCACGCACCAGACACCACTTTGTGAAGAGCATGCCAAAAAAATG GATAACTTCCTGCGAGGGGACGGAAACCGAAGAatgcagcaccagcagcagcaacagcgaAAGCCACGTAAAAAGACCAAACCGCCGGCACTCaccaaaaaacacaagaagaagaggaggagagggccGTGGAGGCCTCAGAAACCCATACCTCCTGCGTTGCCGCAGGGAAACCTGGGAATGCCCTCTACGAGCCTAGCAATGCCCTCACAGGCCAGCATCAG CCCTTCAACTCCAGACCTGAGTGCAGAGGAGcttcctgatgacatcaccaatgAAATTGCAGACATTCCAAATGACCTTGAGCTAAACCAGGAGGATTTTTCTGATGTGCTACCGAGACTTCCCGATGACCTACAGGACTTTGACTTATTTGAAG gtAAGAATGGGGAGTTACTGCCCACcacagaggaggcagaggagctTGTGCGTGCTCTGCAGGCCATGGGGTCCTACCCAGATTCTTTGGTGTGCTTGAGCTCCATGGGGGACCTGGCCCCCTCTGAAGGAGTGGACCACCGAGGTATGACTGTGTTCCCCAGCGGGGTCCAGCCGGGGGGTATGGGGGACCTCCTCAACAGTCGCATCCCCACAGAGAACTTCACCAGCCTCGAGCTGGAGGACAATCTCTTGCAATCCACAGACGGTCACTTTCCCCCCTCACCTCCATCTCAGCCAGCTAACCAGCCCCCGGCACCCACCTCCAACCTGACGTCATCTTCTTCTACAGTACCCCCCACCAACACTCCGCTCCTCACTCAGAGCTCCGTAACCGAGCGAACGTTCTCAAGAACACACACTTCCCACGTTTTGGCGAAGTCTGATGCACCCACGTCGTCTCCCCAAGGCAGCCACTACGGCAGTGAGCATGTTCCCTCCCCCTACAGCGACCACATATCCTCCCCCCACACCAGCTCCTTCCAGACAGATGCACCTCTACTGCTGGAAGTCCCTTTGAGCGGGGTACCCGGACCCCCACGTTCTTCATGGAACAATCTTCCACTCCCCCTCAGCGACCCCACGCAATTCAGCAATCTCATAGGTTCAGAAAGTCATCTCATATCCACCTCTCTGTCCACCCCCCCGGCCACCACCCTCTCTGTGACACTGCAGCCCATGGCTGCACTCTCAGCGATGCCTCAGAGTGGCTTGACAGGTTTAACCACCCCCCCTGCCCCTTCGCCCTCCGTTTCTTCCTCCTCACACGATCTTCTGACCTCCACGCAGCCCAAGCAGCAGCTCCCTCAGTTCAGTGCGGCCTTCGGCCATCAGTTGGCCTCCCACAGCGGCATCCCAAAAGACGTGCAGCCCAGCCACAGTTCCACAGCACCCCCCGCTGGCTTTTCTATAGTTGGTGCCACCGCTGCAAGTGCCAACAGCATCACACCACCCTTCAAACAAAGTAAATGA